A region of Pseudorasbora parva isolate DD20220531a chromosome 14, ASM2467924v1, whole genome shotgun sequence DNA encodes the following proteins:
- the LOC137039595 gene encoding piggyBac transposable element-derived protein 2-like translates to MAGKRKCYSVGEVIEYICLPDGALSDTESIPDDKIADPDFEESPEAYESDSSFDDDKPQAEIPKANLNHLDVEIHNIHADSDTEVPDDNEPQPGPAPVNKEFSWRQRKPPAADIDSSFRGPAFSPPPDEIPSPKWYFDQFMDKSVFEHISHQSNLYAVMKNGPELKTTPSEIEQFIGLHILMTVVRMPSYRMYWQTATRYDPIATVMGRKRFDNLRTYIHMNDNTNVKQKGEPGYDPLFKVRPVLEKVRSNCLKVEPEENHSIDEQMIPFKGKIGMKQYIKNKPHKWGIKVFTRAGVTGLVYDFEVYTGKGTVTNERGLGVAGEVVLRLVSEVPKGLNYKCFFDNWFTSPELIVELKKMGILTVATINRNRLRGCTLKSDKELSKAGRGAYEVKYEKTSGMSIVKWYDNKAVLLASSFIGPEPVERCRRWSKEKKEYVEVDRPHIVKVYNHNMGGVDLADMFAALYRIDIRPRRWYLRILYYLIDLSLVNGWLLYRRHLTQKQEKKYMPLLDFRVQVADALIKVGKQADLNSRKRGRPSLEDDPTSHQAAPPQPPLQRISAPSVDVRLDRCDHFPIHAEKRGRCRLCKTGYTQTACLKCKVLLCFTKDKNCFLEYHMTK, encoded by the coding sequence ATGGCAGGCAAACGAAAGTGTTACTCAGTCGGGGAAGTCATTGAGTACATTTGCCTTCCTGATGGTGCTTTATCTGACACAGAATCCATTCCAGACGATAAAATTGCTgatccagattttgaggaatctCCTGAAGCATACGAGTCTGACTCCAGCTTTGATGATGATAAGCCACAGGCAGAAATACCAAAAGCTAACCTCAACCACCTTGATGTTGAAATTCATAACATACATGCAGACAGTGACACTGAGGTCCCAGATGACAATGAACCTCAGCCAGGCCCAGCTCCAGTCAACAAAGAGTTTTCTTGGAGGCAGAGGAAACCTCCAGCAGCTGACATAGACTCTTCATTCAGAGGACCTGCATTCTCACCTCCCCCAGACGAAATACCAAGTCCAAAGTGGTATTTTGATCAGTTCATGGACAAATCTGTGTTTGAACATATTTCTCACCAATCTAACTTGTATGCAGTTATGAAGAATGGCCCAGAACTGAAAACAACCCCTTCTGAAATAGAGCAGTTCATTGGTTTACACATCTTGATGACCGTAGTACGTATGCCATCGTACCGCATGTACTGGCAGACGGCAACCCGCTACGACCCAATTGCGACAGTCATGGGACGTAAGCGATTTGATAATCTACGTACATACATTCACATGAACGACAATACCAATGTGAAGCAAAAGGGTGAGCCTGGATACGATCCATTATTCAAGGTGCGTCCAGTTCTTGAGAAAGTCCGTTCCAACTGTTTGAAGGTTGAACCAGAAGAAAACCACTCCATTGATGAGCAGATGATCCCCTTCAAAGGAAAGATTGGAATGAAACAGTATATCAAGAACAAGCCGCATAAATGGGGAATCAAGGTCTTTACTCGTGCAGGTGTCACTGGACTAGTCTATGACTTTGAAGTGTACACTGGAAAAGGGACCGTAACCAATGAGCGTGGACTTGGTGTTGCCGGTGAAGTTGTGCTTCGTCTCGTATCAGAAGTTCCAAAAGGACTAAACTACAAGTGCTTCTTCGACAACTGGTTCACTTCCCCTGAACTCATTGTGGAACTGAAGAAAATGGGAATTCTAACAGTTGCTACCATCAATCGTAACCGTCTCCGTGGATGTACCCTCAAGAGTGACAAGGAACTCTCAAAGGCCGGGCGTGGTGCGTATGAAGTGAAATACGAAAAGACAAGTGGGATGTCCATCGTGAAGTGGTATGATAACAAGGCAGTGTTGCTGGCATCATCCTTCATTGGCCCTGAACCTGTTGAGAGATGCAGAAGGTGGTCGAAAGAGAAGAAGGAATATGTGGAAGTGGACAGACCCCACATTGTCAAGGTGTACAACCACAACATGGGAGGAGTAGACTTAGCAGACATGTTTGCAGCTCTCTATCGCATTGACATCCGCCCACGTCGTTGGTATCTGCGCATCTTGTACTACTTGATTGACCTATCACTGGTCAATGGTTGGCTCCTCTATCGCCGTCATCTCACCCAGAAGCAGGAGAAGAAGTATATGCCACTTCTTGACTTCCGTGTTCAAGTTGCAGATGCCCTCATCAAGGTTGGCAAACAGGCTGACTTGAACAGTAGGAAAAGAGGACGACCGTCATTGGAAGATGATCCAACGTCCCATCAGGCTGCCCCACCTCAACCTCCACTTCAGAGGATCTCTGCACCATCAGTTGATGTCAGATTAGACCGATGCGATCATTTCCCCATCCATGCTGAGAAACGTGGACGATGCAGACTGTGCAAGACTGGCTACACGCAAACGGCCTGCCTGAAGTGCAAAGTACTTCTGTGCTTTACAAAAGACAAAAACTGTTTCTTGGAGTACCACATGACAAAGTGA